The following coding sequences are from one uncultured Bacteroides sp. window:
- a CDS encoding GNAT family N-acetyltransferase, which produces MMETIRKSAIQDCKAIYLLICEMEEKELSSSHFETIYNKQLEDSNHICLVYEKDSSVIGCINIRMEYQLHHAERICEIMELSVNKKNRSNGIGKKLFNAACDEAKQMGCTQIEVNSNQLRERTHKFYAERGIHNFHYKLSLNFAAEGNIGNQLGR; this is translated from the coding sequence ATGATGGAAACAATAAGAAAAAGCGCTATACAAGATTGCAAAGCTATTTATTTGCTAATCTGTGAAATGGAAGAAAAAGAACTCTCATCTTCTCATTTCGAAACGATCTATAACAAACAATTAGAAGACAGTAATCATATTTGTTTGGTATATGAAAAAGATAGCTCGGTCATTGGCTGCATCAATATTAGGATGGAATATCAGTTACACCATGCAGAGCGAATATGCGAAATAATGGAGTTATCCGTGAACAAAAAAAACAGAAGTAACGGAATCGGTAAAAAACTATTTAATGCTGCATGTGATGAAGCTAAACAGATGGGATGCACACAAATTGAAGTGAACTCTAATCAATTAAGAGAGCGAACTCATAAGTTTTATGCGGAAAGAGGCATACACAATTTTCATTATAAACTCTCTCTAAATTTTGCTGCAGAAGGGAATATAGGGAATCAATTAGGAAGATAG
- the cobM gene encoding precorrin-4 C(11)-methyltransferase, giving the protein MKTAIILISKSGFTVAEIINHEIADSTIYSTAEIDNCCKINNIAEFVSSEFHHFDAFVFIGAMGICVRSIAPCLEDKHTDPAVINVDSTGQSVVSVLSGHVGGANELTQHIANILGAKAVVTTQSDNAGKWALDTLGSKYNWATTQKGDTMNHLIATFVNEDPVALLLHIKDAGTQYMERTCPPNVHIFYHLDDIVQADYKMLIAVTPCILNVNIPLLHYHPRVLHLGVGCRKNCLPDGIETYILQELERQELSSLSIASVATIELKKDEALLNALQQTFSASTLHIYNAEELKEIEVPHPSEKVFEVTGVYGVAESTALKSADNGPLLIEKHKGLLTQGNDFTFALAMDRKVVRSGHIEIVGAGPGDPELVSVRGRRMLQEADLILYAGSLVPRELTLCAKEGATVRSSASMTLEEQFAIMKTFYDKGLFVVRLHTGDPCIYGAIQEQMAFFDKYGMSYHITPGISSFQAAAAALQSQFTIPEKVQTIILTRGEGRTPMPEKEKLHLLARSQSTMCIYLSAGVVDQVEKELLEHYHPTTPVAACYRLTWKEERIYRGELKDLARIVKENNLTLTTMIVVGDAIGNRKGLSHLYSSKFTHLFRRSEEDKKEKTSKSEE; this is encoded by the coding sequence ATGAAAACAGCTATCATCCTGATCTCTAAAAGTGGTTTCACCGTAGCAGAGATCATTAATCATGAAATTGCCGACAGTACCATTTATTCTACTGCGGAAATTGATAATTGCTGTAAAATAAACAATATAGCTGAGTTTGTCAGCAGTGAATTCCATCATTTTGATGCATTTGTTTTCATAGGTGCCATGGGTATTTGTGTGCGCAGCATTGCACCTTGCCTGGAAGACAAACACACTGATCCTGCTGTGATCAATGTAGACAGTACCGGTCAATCGGTGGTTTCTGTACTTTCGGGGCATGTAGGCGGTGCCAATGAGTTAACGCAACATATTGCTAATATTCTGGGTGCAAAAGCTGTTGTTACTACGCAAAGTGACAATGCAGGAAAATGGGCATTAGATACATTAGGAAGCAAATATAACTGGGCTACTACCCAAAAAGGAGATACGATGAATCACCTGATTGCTACCTTTGTCAATGAAGATCCGGTAGCACTTCTGCTTCACATCAAAGATGCTGGAACGCAATATATGGAACGTACTTGTCCGCCAAACGTACATATCTTCTATCATCTTGACGACATTGTTCAGGCAGACTATAAAATGCTTATAGCCGTCACCCCTTGTATACTTAACGTCAACATCCCATTGTTGCACTACCATCCACGTGTATTACACCTCGGAGTAGGATGCCGCAAAAATTGCCTACCCGATGGAATCGAGACATATATTCTTCAGGAATTAGAAAGACAAGAGCTTTCTTCACTCTCGATAGCTTCTGTCGCTACCATAGAGCTAAAGAAAGACGAAGCCTTACTGAATGCTTTGCAACAAACGTTTTCGGCAAGTACACTTCATATCTATAATGCCGAAGAGCTCAAAGAGATAGAAGTGCCCCATCCATCAGAGAAAGTATTTGAAGTAACAGGAGTTTATGGAGTAGCAGAATCTACCGCTTTAAAGAGCGCAGATAACGGTCCCCTGCTCATTGAAAAGCACAAAGGTTTGCTTACGCAAGGTAATGATTTCACTTTCGCTTTGGCAATGGATCGTAAAGTAGTTCGTAGCGGGCATATTGAGATTGTAGGTGCAGGTCCCGGTGATCCGGAACTAGTTTCTGTTAGAGGAAGGAGAATGCTTCAAGAGGCAGACTTGATTTTATATGCAGGCAGCTTGGTGCCCCGTGAACTGACTCTTTGTGCCAAAGAGGGCGCTACCGTGCGTAGTTCTGCCTCTATGACACTCGAAGAGCAGTTTGCCATCATGAAAACCTTCTATGACAAAGGGTTATTTGTCGTTCGTCTGCATACAGGTGATCCCTGTATCTATGGTGCTATACAAGAGCAAATGGCCTTCTTTGATAAATATGGCATGAGCTACCACATCACTCCGGGTATCTCCTCTTTTCAAGCTGCTGCTGCCGCTTTACAATCACAGTTCACCATTCCCGAGAAAGTACAAACAATCATCTTGACTCGTGGTGAAGGTCGTACGCCAATGCCCGAAAAAGAGAAACTTCATCTATTAGCCCGTTCACAGAGCACCATGTGTATCTACCTGAGCGCCGGAGTAGTAGATCAGGTAGAAAAAGAGTTACTAGAGCACTATCATCCTACCACCCCTGTAGCTGCCTGTTATCGCCTAACTTGGAAAGAAGAGCGCATTTATCGGGGAGAATTGAAAGATTTGGCTCGTATTGTGAAAGAAAATAACCTGACGCTTACCACTATGATTGTAGTTGGTGATGCTATTGGTAACCGAAAGGGATTGTCTCACTTATACTCATCTAAGTTTACTCACTTATTCCGCCGTTCGGAAGAAGATAAAAAAGAGAAGACTTCTAAGAGTGAAGAGTAA
- the cbiE gene encoding precorrin-6y C5,15-methyltransferase (decarboxylating) subunit CbiE yields MEKQKFIVIGLSDSRKQYFSPEVLQLIRQGNVFSGGLRHREIMNDFLPASCQWINITVPLDNVFTQYAVHPEIIVFASGDPLFFGFANTIIKRLPEASLKLYPVFNSLQTLAHELLLPYEDMRIVSLTGRPWHEFDRALIEHTSKIGVLTDREHTPASIATRMLEYQYADYLMHVGENLGNEEKQRIRTLSLEEASKSSFEHPNNLILVREQKTYLATVPTDKNSSKEVCIHNGHAAYFGIPDEYFQLLNGREKMITKAPIRLLTLSALALQQRTSFWDVGFCTGSVSIEAKLQFPHLAITAFEIRPEGERLMNENTRLLGAPGITTVIGDFLQADLSASPTPDAVFIGGHGGQLKEMIMKISVQLSTGGIIVFNSVSEQSQHLFIEGVKSSRRLQLNKQMRVSIDDYNPITIMSATCIL; encoded by the coding sequence ATGGAGAAGCAGAAATTTATTGTTATCGGACTGAGTGACAGCAGGAAGCAATATTTCTCTCCTGAAGTGTTGCAGCTTATCCGTCAGGGAAATGTTTTCTCAGGTGGATTACGGCATCGGGAGATTATGAACGATTTTTTGCCTGCATCGTGCCAGTGGATCAATATCACAGTACCGTTAGATAATGTGTTTACTCAATATGCTGTGCATCCTGAAATAATCGTTTTTGCATCCGGTGATCCTTTGTTTTTTGGCTTTGCTAACACGATTATAAAGCGTTTACCAGAAGCATCACTAAAACTTTATCCTGTTTTTAACTCCTTGCAAACATTGGCTCATGAATTATTGCTCCCCTATGAGGATATGCGCATTGTCTCGCTTACCGGACGTCCTTGGCATGAGTTTGATCGCGCACTGATTGAACATACATCAAAAATAGGGGTATTAACCGATCGGGAACATACGCCTGCTAGTATTGCCACTCGCATGTTGGAATATCAATATGCTGATTATCTGATGCATGTAGGCGAAAATCTAGGGAATGAAGAGAAACAACGTATCCGTACGCTTTCTCTTGAAGAGGCTAGCAAAAGTTCTTTTGAACATCCTAATAATTTGATATTGGTAAGAGAGCAAAAAACATATTTAGCTACCGTTCCAACGGATAAAAACAGTAGCAAAGAGGTGTGTATACACAACGGGCATGCTGCTTACTTTGGCATTCCAGATGAATATTTTCAGTTGCTCAATGGTCGGGAAAAGATGATCACTAAAGCTCCTATTCGACTCTTAACTCTAAGCGCATTGGCTTTGCAACAGCGTACTTCTTTTTGGGACGTAGGTTTCTGTACAGGTTCTGTATCTATAGAAGCTAAATTGCAATTCCCTCATTTGGCAATCACCGCTTTTGAGATTCGTCCGGAAGGTGAACGCTTGATGAATGAGAATACTCGTCTATTGGGTGCGCCAGGCATCACAACGGTGATAGGTGATTTTTTGCAGGCGGACTTGTCTGCTTCCCCTACTCCGGATGCCGTTTTCATCGGTGGACACGGAGGTCAGTTAAAGGAAATGATCATGAAAATTAGTGTACAATTATCTACAGGAGGAATAATCGTGTTTAATTCTGTTTCCGAACAGAGCCAGCACCTTTTTATCGAAGGAGTGAAAAGCAGTCGACGATTGCAACTGAACAAACAAATGCGAGTCTCTATTGACGATTATAATCCCATAACCATAATGAGTGCCACGTGCATTCTTTAA
- the cobJ gene encoding precorrin-3B C(17)-methyltransferase — MNKGKIIVAGIGPGNELDITPAVMQAVRQSNVIVGYKYYFQFIKSYLAADAVCVDTGMKKERARAEQAFEYAEEGKTVCVISSGDAGIYGMAPLIYEMKRERNSSVEVFSLPGISAFQKAASLLGAPVGHDFCVISLSDLMTPWERIEKRIIAAAAGDFVTAIYNPRSEGRYWQLHRLKELFLKEGRSLQTPVGIVRQAGRAEQQITHTTLGDFNPDVADMFTVILIGNSQSYNWEDHFITPRGYYREQTEEGKGIGQDIMIRSFRTIESELKDKDISLGKKWALLHAIHTTADFEMERLLSVDEGAVDRLYQQLSTGKLSTIVTDVTMVASGIRKGALQRMGVEVKCYLHDERVAELAASKGITRTQAGIRLAVEEHPDALFAFGNAPTALMELCELIRKGKASPAGVIAAPVGFVHVEESKHMVKPFQLPKLIVEGRKGGSNLAATLVNAILCFNDAELLRPGRDV, encoded by the coding sequence ATGAATAAAGGGAAAATTATAGTAGCAGGCATTGGCCCCGGCAACGAATTGGATATTACTCCTGCTGTGATGCAAGCTGTGAGACAGAGTAATGTTATAGTAGGATATAAGTATTATTTTCAGTTTATAAAAAGCTATCTTGCTGCTGATGCTGTTTGTGTAGATACAGGGATGAAGAAAGAACGCGCCAGAGCTGAGCAGGCTTTTGAATATGCCGAAGAGGGGAAAACAGTCTGTGTCATCAGTTCGGGAGATGCGGGTATCTATGGCATGGCACCACTAATTTATGAGATGAAACGTGAACGGAATAGTTCGGTTGAAGTGTTCTCTTTACCAGGTATCAGTGCTTTCCAGAAAGCTGCAAGTTTACTTGGTGCACCTGTGGGACATGATTTCTGTGTCATCTCTCTCTCCGACCTCATGACGCCTTGGGAACGAATAGAGAAAAGAATTATTGCAGCCGCGGCAGGTGATTTTGTTACAGCTATCTACAATCCTCGTAGTGAAGGGCGTTATTGGCAATTGCATCGCTTGAAAGAGCTTTTCCTGAAAGAAGGACGATCATTACAGACTCCTGTGGGAATTGTTCGGCAGGCAGGCAGGGCAGAGCAACAGATTACGCATACTACATTGGGCGATTTTAATCCGGATGTGGCGGATATGTTTACTGTAATCCTTATTGGTAATTCACAGTCTTATAATTGGGAAGATCATTTTATTACTCCACGAGGATATTACAGAGAACAGACGGAGGAAGGAAAGGGTATCGGACAAGATATTATGATTCGTAGTTTCCGTACCATTGAATCTGAATTAAAAGATAAAGATATCTCTCTAGGTAAGAAATGGGCGTTATTACATGCCATACATACTACGGCTGATTTTGAGATGGAACGTCTTTTATCTGTTGATGAAGGAGCTGTAGATCGTTTATATCAACAGTTGAGTACAGGTAAGCTAAGTACCATTGTAACAGACGTTACCATGGTTGCATCGGGTATTCGTAAAGGTGCCTTGCAACGTATGGGTGTAGAAGTAAAGTGCTATTTGCATGACGAAAGAGTGGCTGAACTTGCCGCATCAAAAGGGATCACTCGTACACAGGCGGGTATTCGTTTGGCGGTAGAAGAACATCCCGATGCACTCTTTGCTTTTGGTAATGCACCCACAGCATTGATGGAATTGTGTGAGTTAATACGTAAAGGTAAGGCATCTCCGGCAGGTGTTATTGCCGCACCTGTAGGCTTTGTACATGTAGAGGAATCAAAACATATGGTGAAACCTTTCCAATTGCCTAAGTTGATTGTAGAAGGACGTAAAGGTGGCAGTAACCTCGCAGCAACGTTGGTCAACGCTATTCTTTGTTTTAATGATGCGGAACTTTTAAGACCGGGAAGGGACGTTTAA
- a CDS encoding PepSY domain-containing protein: MNMLSKFIYSIHRILGTLLSILFFMWFFTGLVLIYHTFPKVNQKQKVVALELLGENLPPVSSVLKRIPENYEIKSLSVDKYLGQTTFHIETAEKKYDVPADSTLHLPPVDWSRIEAVARVWCKAPIAKIDTLHKLDQWIPFGKLKKEFPIYKFHFNDSEKHQLYVSSKSAKVLQFTTKKQRFWAWMGAIPHWVYFTLIRQDRDLWITSIICLGILGILMTLSGIYVGIDAYYKQYKKQGKLSSPYKKRWYWWHHVTGILFGVFVFTWIFSGTMSVVDTPKWLGKTTKEYPIKEKMNSKIPAFSDYPLDYREVLKAYQGKIVSIQWGRFRDKPLYHIKTKKKKVTIDASEDSVKSLYLTEASVLEAVSAIHNDSISKKIELLHQYDSYYIARSGHLPLPVYKVTVKNKDGSCYYVNPSTGKYRYVDNHYRWGFWLYSGTHSLKIKWLVNHPLVWTIVMWVLLLGGALVSLTGVILGFRYIVRKSRKMRR; encoded by the coding sequence ATGAATATGTTATCAAAATTTATATATTCTATTCATAGGATACTGGGCACATTGCTCAGTATCCTGTTTTTCATGTGGTTTTTTACCGGATTAGTACTTATCTATCACACTTTTCCAAAAGTAAACCAAAAGCAAAAAGTGGTTGCATTGGAGCTACTCGGAGAGAATCTACCTCCTGTTTCAAGTGTATTGAAGAGAATTCCGGAGAATTATGAAATAAAAAGCCTGAGCGTAGATAAGTATCTTGGGCAAACTACTTTCCATATAGAAACAGCCGAGAAAAAGTATGATGTTCCGGCTGACTCAACTTTACATTTGCCTCCTGTAGACTGGTCAAGGATAGAGGCAGTAGCCCGTGTGTGGTGCAAAGCTCCTATAGCTAAGATTGACACTTTGCATAAACTAGACCAATGGATTCCTTTTGGGAAGCTAAAGAAAGAGTTCCCTATTTATAAATTTCACTTCAATGATTCGGAGAAACATCAACTCTATGTATCCTCCAAATCTGCAAAAGTATTGCAATTCACTACTAAAAAACAACGTTTTTGGGCATGGATGGGTGCTATCCCCCATTGGGTTTATTTCACTCTCATCCGACAAGATCGTGATTTATGGATCACCTCAATCATCTGCCTGGGTATTCTGGGCATTCTCATGACGCTATCCGGCATTTACGTAGGTATTGATGCCTATTACAAACAGTATAAGAAACAAGGTAAACTTTCCTCTCCTTATAAAAAACGATGGTATTGGTGGCATCACGTCACAGGTATTCTCTTTGGTGTTTTTGTGTTTACATGGATTTTCAGTGGAACAATGTCGGTAGTAGATACCCCTAAATGGTTGGGTAAAACAACTAAAGAATACCCTATTAAAGAAAAGATGAATAGCAAAATACCCGCTTTCAGTGACTATCCGCTTGATTATAGAGAAGTACTCAAAGCTTATCAGGGTAAAATCGTTTCGATACAATGGGGACGATTCAGAGACAAACCTCTTTATCATATAAAAACAAAAAAGAAGAAAGTAACAATAGATGCTTCTGAAGACTCTGTTAAGTCTTTATATCTGACCGAAGCTTCGGTATTGGAAGCGGTTTCTGCCATACACAATGACAGCATCTCAAAGAAGATTGAATTACTTCATCAATATGACTCATATTATATTGCCCGTTCCGGACATTTACCTCTACCTGTGTATAAGGTTACCGTAAAAAACAAAGATGGTAGCTGTTATTACGTTAACCCTTCAACCGGAAAATACCGCTATGTAGACAATCATTACCGCTGGGGCTTCTGGCTATATTCAGGTACACATAGCTTAAAAATCAAATGGTTGGTTAACCATCCTCTTGTTTGGACAATTGTGATGTGGGTACTGCTACTGGGAGGAGCATTAGTATCACTTACAGGAGTTATACTAGGTTTTAGATATATTGTCCGTAAGAGCAGAAAAATGAGGAGGTAA
- a CDS encoding TonB-dependent receptor: MNKKYLLLFYILAHAAYISSQEKYTNFSDTVFHIKEVTVATKQKAPMNFLKLDVPAKFIPVSTNSVSEKILEQRNIQDIQEVAKYLPGVRIQTSYGGFQRISIRGFNNSIILVDGVRDERSSIDNSYPFPDLSTVESIELLKGPASILYGQSAVGGVLNIVRKSPKARQSANALLSYGSWNEKRATIGMGGKFWGPINYQTTFHYSDQDGWRDTGNKRFSGYMALGGDITNKSSFDLRGGFNRDFYGTEIGLPKNMAHTIYDASTDELYLESGEMQPGLNKKARYNNESDFLKNNGWNIAAQYKYNFNEKFKIRERLSYTNDDINYFGTEELSYLESDNPIYDHYYLLNNKKKYICLDTVQLTSPLRFSHMAQTINNQFELSGKFKTGTITHNYLGGYDFVAFLRNSFSGYNLGVDVQGPGLYSKEVVNNPHSMGYMTTSFSKVRVMRTFTHGLYLQDLMELSEQFKVLLAARYDFFNYQQTKVDAIDGKRKFDMPDDNAFNKVKTSALTYRVGAVYLPVPELSIYGSLGSFFKPYRTFYSDNNIYVDHKGNVYNAEQNGEVFKPEKGYQVELGTRYMINDALQVNVSAFYIKKYNIVKTLLTKGSSYIDAEGNEVITTKNIVGQVGTMDSKGFDVDITYTPLKELSLTAGYGYTDARTRKMEDNIYLSSDEMVGKRSTYTPENTFYGYADYTFSKGTLAGLNFNMSISYLDKVIKNQTTGVAFPSYWITDLGVQYKLPNGVLVAANINNLFDKEYYNQSLGSQLVPGMPRNYRVSLSYKF; this comes from the coding sequence ATGAACAAGAAATATCTATTATTATTTTATATACTAGCACATGCCGCTTACATTTCATCACAAGAGAAATACACTAATTTTTCAGATACCGTTTTTCATATAAAAGAGGTAACTGTTGCAACAAAACAGAAAGCCCCAATGAACTTTTTAAAATTGGACGTTCCTGCAAAGTTCATTCCGGTATCTACTAACTCTGTTTCAGAAAAGATCTTGGAGCAAAGAAACATACAGGATATTCAAGAGGTTGCAAAATACCTTCCGGGAGTTCGTATACAGACTTCATATGGTGGTTTTCAACGGATTAGTATCCGGGGATTCAATAATTCAATTATTTTAGTGGATGGAGTTAGAGATGAACGCTCTTCTATTGACAATTCTTATCCTTTTCCTGATCTATCAACTGTTGAATCTATAGAACTGCTGAAAGGACCGGCTTCCATACTCTATGGTCAATCAGCTGTTGGAGGGGTGTTAAACATTGTTCGTAAATCACCTAAAGCCCGTCAGTCAGCTAATGCGTTGCTAAGCTATGGCAGTTGGAACGAGAAAAGAGCGACTATAGGTATGGGAGGCAAATTCTGGGGACCGATTAATTATCAAACGACGTTCCATTATTCTGATCAGGATGGATGGAGAGATACCGGAAATAAACGTTTTTCAGGATATATGGCTTTAGGCGGAGACATCACAAATAAAAGTAGTTTTGATCTTCGTGGCGGCTTTAATCGTGATTTTTATGGAACAGAGATCGGTCTGCCGAAAAATATGGCGCATACTATTTATGATGCATCTACTGATGAACTTTACTTAGAATCAGGAGAAATGCAACCGGGACTAAATAAAAAAGCCCGATATAATAATGAATCGGATTTTCTAAAAAACAATGGTTGGAATATAGCCGCTCAATATAAATATAACTTCAATGAGAAATTTAAAATAAGAGAACGACTATCATATACTAATGATGATATTAATTATTTTGGTACGGAAGAATTATCATATTTAGAGAGCGACAATCCTATTTATGATCACTATTACTTGCTTAATAATAAGAAGAAATACATCTGTCTAGATACGGTACAGCTAACCAGTCCTTTGCGATTTTCACATATGGCTCAAACTATTAATAACCAATTTGAATTGAGCGGAAAGTTCAAAACAGGAACAATCACTCATAATTACTTGGGAGGATATGATTTTGTCGCCTTTTTAAGAAACAGCTTTTCGGGTTATAACCTTGGAGTTGATGTGCAAGGACCGGGACTTTATTCAAAAGAAGTAGTAAACAACCCTCACAGTATGGGTTATATGACCACTTCTTTTAGTAAGGTAAGGGTTATGCGCACTTTTACCCACGGGCTCTACCTTCAGGATTTAATGGAACTATCGGAACAGTTTAAAGTACTGTTGGCTGCTAGATATGACTTTTTCAATTATCAGCAAACCAAGGTTGATGCGATTGATGGCAAAAGAAAATTTGATATGCCAGATGATAATGCCTTTAATAAAGTAAAAACATCCGCATTAACCTATCGTGTCGGAGCTGTTTACTTGCCTGTACCGGAACTTTCTATCTATGGTTCATTGGGTAGTTTCTTTAAACCTTACCGTACTTTCTATAGTGATAATAATATTTATGTAGATCACAAAGGAAATGTTTATAATGCAGAGCAGAATGGCGAAGTTTTTAAACCGGAAAAAGGATATCAGGTGGAGTTAGGAACACGCTATATGATAAATGATGCTCTGCAAGTTAATGTGAGCGCATTCTATATCAAGAAATATAACATTGTTAAAACTCTTTTGACGAAAGGTTCCAGCTATATAGATGCTGAAGGCAACGAAGTTATTACCACTAAGAATATAGTCGGACAGGTAGGTACGATGGATTCTAAGGGATTTGATGTGGATATTACATACACTCCCCTAAAAGAATTATCGCTTACGGCAGGTTATGGTTACACAGATGCCCGTACCCGAAAGATGGAAGATAATATCTATCTCTCATCCGATGAAATGGTGGGTAAAAGAAGTACTTATACTCCAGAAAACACTTTTTACGGATATGCCGATTATACCTTTAGCAAAGGGACATTGGCAGGCTTAAATTTCAATATGAGTATTTCATACTTGGATAAAGTAATCAAAAATCAAACTACCGGAGTTGCCTTTCCCTCTTATTGGATTACCGATTTGGGGGTACAGTACAAGTTACCTAACGGGGTACTGGTAGCTGCCAATATAAACAACCTATTCGACAAAGAGTATTACAATCAGTCTTTAGGTAGTCAATTGGTACCGGGTATGCCTCGGAATTATAGAGTTTCTTTATCTTATAAATTCTGA
- a CDS encoding sirohydrochlorin cobaltochelatase, producing MKKIVLLIIALLMVTMGRAHEGNFMKSDLLKEMKPGDKAAILMVHFGTTYDKTRTLTIDAINKKVATTFPDLTICEAWTSRIVMRRVKARGEIKLTPTEALEKLHKEGFTHIVVQSTNIIEGIEMKALRIEVANMKPLFKDIRVGNPLLYTVDDYRKVATILAKDKPATGAAVLVGHGTYTPSTSSYTMMDYMLKAEGHTKFYVGTIEGYPSFEDMLEQLKHNHEKQVTLIPFMFVAGNHAHNDIAVDWKEALEKEGIQVTVCMRGLGEIADIQNLFVEHARYAFTHKMVNIMDKKKRYATEKD from the coding sequence ATGAAAAAGATAGTCTTATTAATTATAGCTCTGCTTATGGTTACCATGGGCAGAGCTCATGAAGGCAATTTTATGAAATCTGACTTACTTAAAGAGATGAAGCCAGGAGATAAAGCCGCTATATTGATGGTACACTTTGGTACAACTTACGATAAAACACGCACTCTTACCATTGATGCGATTAATAAAAAAGTTGCTACGACTTTTCCTGACCTCACAATATGTGAAGCATGGACTTCACGTATTGTGATGAGAAGAGTAAAAGCTCGTGGCGAAATTAAGCTCACTCCTACTGAAGCTTTAGAGAAACTTCATAAAGAGGGCTTTACCCACATCGTAGTACAATCAACGAATATCATTGAAGGAATTGAAATGAAAGCTTTGCGAATAGAAGTAGCCAATATGAAACCTCTTTTCAAAGATATACGTGTTGGGAACCCATTGCTCTATACTGTGGATGACTACCGGAAAGTAGCCACGATACTGGCTAAAGATAAGCCTGCAACAGGAGCTGCCGTCTTGGTAGGACATGGAACTTATACCCCTAGTACTTCTTCCTATACTATGATGGACTATATGCTAAAGGCAGAAGGTCATACTAAATTTTATGTTGGTACAATAGAGGGTTATCCTTCGTTTGAGGATATGCTGGAGCAACTGAAACACAATCATGAAAAACAAGTAACATTAATCCCCTTTATGTTTGTTGCCGGTAATCATGCCCACAATGATATTGCGGTAGACTGGAAAGAAGCTCTTGAGAAAGAGGGCATCCAAGTAACTGTATGCATGCGTGGTTTAGGTGAAATAGCAGACATACAGAATTTATTTGTAGAGCATGCCCGTTATGCGTTCACTCATAAAATGGTGAACATTATGGATAAGAAGAAACGCTACGCTACTGAAAAGGATTAA